GACTACTTCTTCATGGCGCGGACGTACTTCACGAGTTCGTCCAGCATCGCGTCCTTGCCCTTCAAGTCGGGGTTCGCTGGCATGATGGGGCTCTTGCCCACGGCCGAACCGCCGCCGAGGATGACCTTCTTGATATGAGCGTCATCGACGGAGCCTTGCCAGGTCGCGTCGGAGAAGTTGCGTGGTTTGGGATTGAGCGCCGCGGCGCCGGGTCCGTTGCCCTCACCTTTGTCGCCGTGGCACACGACGCACTTCTCGGTGAAGTACTTCTTGGCATCCGCGGGAGACGCGCCACCTGCAGCCGTTGCAGGAGCAGCACTTCCGGCGGTCGAACCGCCTTCCGACTTCTTGCTGCACGCGCTCACACTCAAGAGCACGACACTGCCGAGAGCGACCATCCACTTCATCTTCATCATTGCCTCTCCTTGCTTCGTGGCCGCTGCTGCGTACCACGCCTTGAACGACCGGCGGGCAGTTTGGTGTAGGCGGACCATCAATGGACAGAAAAGTCCTTCATGCGTAAATTTTGCGCCAAGTTGGCTGCGACAAACCGCCGCAGCCGCAGGAGTTTCGTACCTAGTTGTCCATAGAGTTTTGTATCGTCTGGCCCGGTCTGCCACCTGAGGTGAGGGTCATGTCGAACAACGAAAAAAAGCCGGAAAACCGTCGCGACTTCCTGGTTGGGTCATTGGCCGCTGGGGCCGTGGCA
The nucleotide sequence above comes from Polyangiaceae bacterium. Encoded proteins:
- a CDS encoding cytochrome c — translated: MMKMKWMVALGSVVLLSVSACSKKSEGGSTAGSAAPATAAGGASPADAKKYFTEKCVVCHGDKGEGNGPGAAALNPKPRNFSDATWQGSVDDAHIKKVILGGGSAVGKSPIMPANPDLKGKDAMLDELVKYVRAMKK